A genomic window from Nocardioides sp. BP30 includes:
- a CDS encoding alpha/beta hydrolase, translating to MSVESLRHPVEKFAFVTAMNLPAALQRRLAGRPVVVDGQTLAVDTQLMLRLTALAGEPDPSTRPMAEGRAALLRQAVIGGGTQKIGSVRTLSVGSLPARLYIPTGAPAVGPLLVFFHGGGFVFGDLTSHDSSCRYLAEQAGVRLLAIDYRLAPEHPFPAAYDDALAAFDWALEHAAEIGADPARIGVGGDSAGGNLAAGVALAATERCAFQLLVYPVVDMEGETESRRLFGEGFYLTTSFISLAGSSYIPDGADPRDPRLSPLFAEVPEGVAPAYVATAGFDPLRDEGEAYGRKLEEAGVKVEMRRFPDQIHGFLNVIGAGRSAKAAVTEIAAALRAGL from the coding sequence GTGAGTGTTGAGTCGCTGCGCCACCCGGTGGAGAAGTTCGCCTTCGTGACCGCCATGAACCTGCCTGCCGCGCTCCAGCGCCGGCTGGCGGGCCGTCCCGTCGTGGTCGACGGCCAGACGCTCGCGGTGGACACCCAGCTGATGCTGCGCCTCACAGCGCTCGCCGGGGAGCCGGACCCCTCGACAAGGCCGATGGCCGAGGGTCGCGCGGCGCTGCTGCGTCAGGCGGTCATCGGTGGCGGCACCCAGAAGATCGGGTCGGTCCGCACCCTCAGCGTCGGCAGCCTTCCTGCCCGCCTCTACATCCCGACGGGCGCCCCGGCCGTGGGCCCGCTGCTCGTCTTCTTCCACGGCGGCGGGTTCGTCTTCGGTGACCTCACCTCGCACGACTCGTCGTGCCGTTACCTCGCCGAGCAGGCAGGTGTCCGGCTGCTGGCGATCGACTACCGACTGGCCCCCGAGCACCCGTTCCCGGCGGCGTACGACGACGCTCTCGCCGCGTTCGACTGGGCGCTCGAGCACGCGGCCGAGATCGGTGCCGACCCCGCCCGGATCGGTGTCGGCGGCGACTCGGCGGGCGGCAACCTGGCCGCCGGCGTCGCGCTGGCCGCCACCGAGCGGTGCGCCTTCCAGCTGCTGGTCTACCCGGTGGTCGACATGGAGGGCGAGACCGAGTCGCGCCGGCTCTTCGGCGAGGGCTTCTACCTGACCACGAGCTTCATCTCGCTGGCCGGCAGTTCCTACATCCCCGACGGCGCGGACCCTCGCGATCCCCGGCTGTCGCCGCTGTTCGCCGAGGTGCCCGAGGGAGTCGCTCCGGCGTACGTCGCCACCGCCGGCTTCGACCCGCTGCGCGACGAGGGCGAGGCGTACGGGCGCAAGCTGGAGGAGGCAGGGGTCAAGGTGGAGATGCGGCGCTTCCCCGACCAGATCCACGGCTTCTTGAACGTGATCGGCGCAGGGCGCAGCGCCAAGGCTGCGGTCACCGAGATCGCGGCTGCGTTGAGGGCGGGGCTGTAG
- a CDS encoding RNA degradosome polyphosphate kinase: MTIESTDRSPESPTLAEAPDREYDLDPVYVPDHDALAEVEKYEDRFLDRELSWLRFNQRVLELAEDESLPLLERVRFLAIFTSNLDEFFMVRVAGLKRRIAAGLAVKAASGLMPREVLELIWRNTRELSERHARVFGEKLMPELEAEGIQLVRWSDLSDSEVKHCKKLFKERVFPVLTPLAVDPAHPFPYISGLSLNLAVLIRDPHSGKEHFARVKVPQIFTRFVPLGENRFVPLEDIMRERLSKLFPGMQILEVHAFRVTRNEDLEVEEDDAENLLAALEKELLRRRFGPPVRLEVEESISDSVLDLLVSELGISEEEVFRLPGPLDLRGLHGIADINREDLKFEAFVPATHRQLAPVESAAPVDVFKAARRGDILLHHPYDAFSTSVQRFIEQAAADPHVLAIKQTLYRTSGDSPIIDALIDAAEAGKQVLVLVEIKARFDEQANIRWARKLEQAGCHVVYGLIGLKTHCKLAMVVRDEGQYGIRRYTHIGTGNYNPKTSRIYEDLGLITVNEAIGEDVAHLFNNLSGWSSAPEYEQLLVAPQTVRSGLVEQIHREVDHHHNGRPARIRLKANSLVDEAVIDALYLASQAGVPVELLVRGICALRPGVPGLSETIEARSVLGRFLEHSRVFWFDNGGEPRAWIGSADMMHRNLDRRVEVLVEMPTAELVTEIGDLLDLAFDPDTRAWILGPDGEWTLNDGSVDLQAALIERQRRRRRQKA; the protein is encoded by the coding sequence ATGACCATCGAGAGCACCGACCGGAGCCCGGAGTCACCCACGCTCGCCGAGGCTCCCGACCGGGAGTACGACCTCGATCCGGTCTACGTCCCCGATCATGACGCCCTGGCCGAGGTGGAGAAGTACGAGGACCGCTTCCTCGACCGCGAGCTGTCCTGGCTCCGGTTCAACCAGCGCGTCCTGGAGCTCGCCGAGGACGAGTCCCTGCCGCTGCTGGAGCGGGTCCGCTTCCTGGCGATCTTCACCAGCAACCTGGACGAGTTCTTCATGGTCCGGGTCGCCGGACTCAAGCGTCGCATCGCGGCCGGCCTCGCCGTCAAGGCGGCCAGCGGCCTGATGCCGCGCGAGGTGCTGGAGCTGATCTGGCGCAACACCCGCGAGCTCTCCGAGCGGCACGCCCGCGTCTTCGGCGAGAAGCTGATGCCCGAGCTGGAGGCCGAGGGCATCCAGCTGGTCCGCTGGAGCGACCTGTCCGACAGCGAGGTCAAGCACTGCAAGAAGCTGTTCAAGGAGCGGGTCTTCCCGGTGCTCACGCCTCTCGCGGTCGACCCGGCACACCCGTTCCCCTACATCAGCGGGCTCTCGCTCAACCTCGCCGTACTCATCCGTGACCCGCACTCCGGCAAGGAGCACTTCGCCCGGGTCAAGGTCCCGCAGATCTTCACCCGGTTCGTGCCGCTGGGCGAGAACCGGTTCGTGCCGCTCGAGGACATCATGCGCGAGCGGCTCTCCAAGCTCTTCCCGGGGATGCAGATCCTGGAGGTGCACGCCTTCCGGGTGACCCGGAACGAGGACCTGGAGGTCGAGGAGGACGACGCCGAGAACCTCCTCGCCGCCCTGGAGAAGGAGCTGCTGCGCCGCCGGTTCGGGCCCCCGGTCCGCCTGGAGGTCGAGGAGTCGATCAGCGACTCGGTGCTGGACCTGCTCGTCTCCGAGCTCGGCATCTCCGAGGAGGAGGTCTTCCGCCTCCCCGGGCCGCTGGACCTGCGCGGCCTGCACGGGATCGCCGATATCAACCGCGAGGACCTCAAGTTCGAGGCGTTCGTGCCCGCGACGCACCGCCAGCTCGCGCCGGTGGAGTCGGCGGCGCCGGTCGATGTGTTCAAGGCGGCGCGGCGCGGCGACATCCTCCTGCACCACCCGTACGACGCCTTCTCGACGTCGGTGCAGCGCTTCATCGAGCAGGCCGCCGCCGACCCGCACGTGCTGGCGATCAAGCAGACGCTGTACCGCACCTCCGGCGACTCCCCGATCATCGACGCCCTGATCGACGCCGCCGAGGCGGGCAAGCAGGTGCTGGTGCTGGTCGAAATCAAGGCCCGCTTCGACGAGCAGGCCAACATCCGCTGGGCGCGCAAGCTGGAGCAGGCCGGCTGCCACGTCGTCTACGGCCTGATCGGGCTCAAGACCCACTGCAAGCTGGCGATGGTGGTGCGCGACGAGGGTCAGTACGGGATCCGTCGCTACACCCACATCGGCACCGGCAACTACAACCCCAAGACCTCGCGGATCTACGAGGACCTGGGCCTGATCACCGTCAACGAGGCGATCGGCGAGGACGTCGCCCACCTGTTCAACAACCTCTCGGGCTGGTCCTCGGCGCCGGAGTACGAGCAGCTGCTCGTCGCTCCCCAGACCGTGCGCAGCGGGCTCGTGGAGCAGATCCACCGCGAGGTCGACCACCACCACAACGGCCGCCCGGCGCGGATCCGGCTCAAGGCCAACTCCCTGGTCGACGAGGCGGTCATCGACGCGCTCTACCTCGCCTCCCAGGCGGGCGTGCCGGTGGAGCTGCTCGTGCGGGGCATCTGCGCGCTGCGCCCCGGCGTACCGGGCCTGTCGGAGACGATCGAGGCGCGGTCGGTGCTGGGCCGGTTCCTGGAGCACTCCCGGGTCTTCTGGTTCGACAACGGCGGCGAGCCGCGGGCTTGGATCGGCTCGGCCGACATGATGCACCGCAACCTCGACCGCCGCGTCGAGGTGCTGGTCGAGATGCCTACCGCCGAGCTCGTCACCGAGATCGGCGACCTGCTCGACCTGGCCTTCGACCCGGACACCCGGGCATGGATCCTCGGCCCCGACGGCGAGTGGACCCTCAACGACGGCTCGGTGGACCTGCAGGCGGCGCTGATCGAGCGGCAGCGGCGCCGGCGCCGCCAGAAGGCGTGA
- a CDS encoding DUF47 domain-containing protein has product MRLRIRPVETSFYDLFTESAQHLVTGAALLAEMLSETADHASVAKRMRSAEHAADETTHAIVRRVNSTFVTPFDREDIYSLGSGLDDVMDAMDEVVDQILVYEVKVLPPELSDQVAVLQRCAELTAAAMPKLQSLRDLDEYWIEINRLENQGDKNHRRILAKLFSGEFKAMEVLKLKDIVESLEESIDAFEKVANIVEQIAVKES; this is encoded by the coding sequence GTGCGTTTGCGTATCCGTCCGGTCGAGACATCGTTCTACGACCTCTTCACGGAATCGGCCCAGCACTTGGTCACCGGGGCGGCACTCCTAGCGGAGATGCTGAGCGAGACGGCCGACCACGCGAGCGTCGCGAAGCGGATGCGCAGCGCCGAGCACGCCGCCGACGAGACGACCCATGCGATCGTACGGCGGGTCAACTCCACCTTCGTGACACCGTTCGACCGCGAGGACATCTACTCCCTCGGCTCGGGCCTTGACGACGTGATGGACGCGATGGACGAGGTCGTCGACCAGATCCTGGTCTACGAGGTCAAGGTGCTTCCACCCGAGCTGTCCGACCAGGTCGCGGTCCTGCAGCGCTGCGCCGAGCTGACGGCGGCGGCGATGCCGAAGCTGCAGTCGCTGCGCGACCTCGATGAGTACTGGATCGAGATCAACCGCCTGGAGAACCAGGGCGACAAGAACCACCGCCGCATCCTCGCCAAGCTCTTCTCCGGGGAGTTCAAGGCGATGGAGGTGCTCAAGCTCAAGGACATCGTGGAGTCGCTCGAGGAGTCGATCGACGCGTTCGAGAAGGTCGCGAACATCGTCGAGCAGATCGCCGTCAAGGAATCCTGA
- a CDS encoding inorganic phosphate transporter codes for MTLGILIAVVLIALAFDYTNGFHDAANAIATSVSTRALTPRVALILAAVMNFVGALLGQEVAHTVSDVLRLNAADAHHALVIVLASLLGAIAWNLLTWYFGLPSSSSHALIGALVGAALAAGSSYASVHWDTIIDKVLLPMVISPVVGFVLAFAVMLAIMWIFRRRNPHKVYRGFRLLQTVSAAALALGHGLQDAQKTMGVIFLALTVAYPATYSGENLPVWVVLCAASAISLGTYSGGWRVMRTLGRRIIHLDPARGFSAEVVGASVLYGTAYFFQAPISTTHTITSAIMGAGATERFNAVRWGVAGNIVIGWVLTFPAAGLVAAGMYEVLRVLFGV; via the coding sequence GTGACGCTCGGGATCCTGATCGCGGTCGTCCTGATCGCGCTCGCCTTCGACTACACGAACGGCTTCCACGACGCCGCGAACGCCATCGCCACCTCGGTCTCCACCCGCGCCCTGACACCGCGGGTCGCGCTGATCCTGGCCGCGGTGATGAACTTCGTCGGCGCGCTGCTCGGCCAGGAGGTGGCGCACACCGTCTCCGACGTGCTCCGGCTCAACGCCGCCGACGCCCACCACGCGCTCGTGATCGTGCTGGCGTCCCTGCTGGGCGCGATCGCGTGGAACCTCCTCACCTGGTACTTCGGGCTGCCCTCGTCCTCCTCGCACGCCCTCATCGGTGCACTCGTCGGGGCCGCACTGGCCGCCGGGTCGTCGTACGCGTCGGTGCACTGGGACACGATCATCGACAAGGTGCTGCTGCCGATGGTGATCTCCCCGGTCGTCGGCTTCGTGCTCGCCTTCGCGGTGATGCTGGCGATCATGTGGATCTTCCGGCGGCGCAACCCGCACAAGGTCTACCGCGGCTTCCGGCTGCTGCAGACCGTCTCCGCGGCCGCCCTAGCCCTGGGCCACGGCCTGCAGGACGCGCAGAAGACGATGGGCGTCATCTTCCTGGCGCTCACCGTCGCCTACCCCGCCACCTACAGCGGCGAGAACCTGCCGGTGTGGGTGGTGCTCTGCGCCGCCTCCGCGATCTCGCTCGGCACCTACTCCGGAGGCTGGCGGGTCATGCGCACCCTGGGTCGCCGCATCATCCACCTCGACCCCGCCCGCGGCTTCTCCGCCGAGGTGGTCGGCGCCTCGGTCCTCTACGGGACCGCCTACTTCTTCCAGGCCCCGATCTCGACGACCCACACCATCACCTCGGCGATCATGGGGGCCGGCGCCACCGAGCGGTTCAACGCGGTGCGGTGGGGCGTGGCGGGCAACATCGTGATCGGCTGGGTGCTCACCTTCCCCGCCGCCGGGCTCGTGGCCGCCGGGATGTACGAGGTGCTGCGGGTGCTGTTCGGCGTCTGA
- the pstB gene encoding phosphate ABC transporter ATP-binding protein PstB has translation MAKSIDVTDLDIYYGDFKAVEGVNMTIKAKAVTAFIGPSGCGKSTFLRSLNRMHEVIPGARVEGKVTVDGQSLYDSAIDPVEVRRRIGMVFQRPNPFPTMSIYENVLAGNRLNAKRMPKSEADSIVEKSLRGANLWNEVKDRLGKPGMGLSGGQQQRLCIARAIAVEPEVLLMDEPCSALDPISTAAIEDLIHDLKSDYTIVIVTHNMQQAARVSDDTGFFNLKAAGQPGHLVEFNPTKTMFTTPDNPDTEAYISGRFG, from the coding sequence ATGGCCAAGAGCATCGACGTCACCGACCTCGACATCTACTACGGCGACTTCAAGGCCGTCGAGGGCGTCAACATGACCATCAAGGCGAAGGCGGTCACCGCCTTCATCGGCCCCTCGGGGTGCGGCAAGTCCACCTTCCTGCGCTCGCTCAACCGGATGCACGAGGTCATCCCCGGTGCCCGCGTCGAGGGCAAGGTGACGGTGGACGGGCAGTCGCTCTACGACTCCGCCATCGACCCGGTCGAGGTGCGCCGCCGCATCGGCATGGTCTTCCAGCGGCCGAACCCGTTCCCGACCATGTCGATCTATGAGAACGTGCTGGCCGGCAACCGGCTCAACGCCAAGCGGATGCCGAAGTCCGAGGCCGACTCCATCGTGGAGAAGTCGCTGCGCGGCGCGAACCTGTGGAACGAGGTCAAGGACCGCCTCGGCAAGCCGGGCATGGGCCTCTCCGGCGGCCAGCAGCAGCGGCTGTGCATCGCGCGCGCGATCGCCGTCGAGCCCGAGGTCCTGCTGATGGACGAGCCCTGCTCCGCGCTCGACCCCATCTCGACCGCCGCGATCGAGGACCTGATCCACGACCTCAAGTCCGACTACACGATCGTGATCGTCACCCACAACATGCAGCAGGCCGCCCGTGTCTCCGACGACACCGGCTTCTTCAACCTCAAGGCGGCCGGACAGCCGGGTCACCTGGTGGAGTTCAACCCGACCAAGACGATGTTCACCACCCCGGACAACCCGGACACGGAGGCGTACATCTCCGGTCGCTTCGGCTGA
- the pstA gene encoding phosphate ABC transporter permease PstA has translation MTALLAPSTLARPRLPRWAPAVVAIAALAVAGLVSLLLGWGWIALLIVAGLLYVFALPLWSRFLEGPRAATDRLMTNLVWAAFVVVCVPLLWLLIMVVQKGAPQINGHFLTTSMRGVFGSMPGGILHALQGTIVVTIAATIISVPIGLMTAIYLIEYGRGGRLARLITFLVDVMTGIPSIVAGLFALALLVMFFGPAFRAGIGGAIALALLMIPTVVRSAEEMLRLVPSDLREASYALGVPKWRTIVRVVLPTAIGGIVTGVVLAISRVIGETAPLLVTAGYNDSMNGNLFSGRMTTLPVFIFNQYKTPGATALGTHATDPPGYARAWGAALVLIVIVMILNLIARIIGKIFAPKTGR, from the coding sequence ATGACCGCCCTCCTCGCTCCCTCCACGCTCGCTCGGCCGCGGCTCCCGCGCTGGGCGCCGGCCGTCGTGGCGATCGCCGCGCTGGCCGTCGCCGGGCTGGTCTCGCTGCTGCTCGGCTGGGGCTGGATCGCGCTGCTGATCGTGGCCGGCCTGCTCTACGTCTTCGCGCTGCCGCTGTGGTCGCGCTTCCTCGAGGGCCCGCGCGCCGCGACCGACCGGTTGATGACCAACCTGGTCTGGGCCGCCTTCGTGGTGGTCTGCGTGCCGCTGCTGTGGCTGCTGATCATGGTGGTCCAGAAGGGCGCGCCGCAGATCAACGGCCACTTCCTGACCACCTCGATGCGCGGCGTGTTCGGCTCGATGCCGGGCGGCATCCTGCACGCGCTGCAGGGCACCATCGTGGTGACCATCGCCGCCACCATCATCTCGGTGCCGATCGGCCTGATGACAGCGATCTACCTCATCGAGTACGGCCGTGGCGGCCGCCTGGCCCGGCTGATCACCTTCCTGGTGGACGTGATGACCGGGATCCCCTCGATCGTCGCGGGTCTGTTCGCGCTGGCACTGCTGGTGATGTTCTTCGGTCCGGCGTTCCGCGCCGGCATCGGCGGTGCGATAGCGCTGGCGCTGCTGATGATCCCGACGGTCGTGCGTTCGGCCGAGGAGATGCTGCGGCTGGTTCCGAGCGACCTGCGGGAGGCGTCGTACGCGCTCGGCGTGCCGAAGTGGCGCACGATCGTGCGGGTCGTGCTGCCGACCGCCATCGGCGGCATCGTGACCGGCGTCGTGCTCGCGATCTCGCGCGTGATCGGGGAGACAGCTCCGCTGCTGGTCACCGCCGGTTACAACGACTCGATGAACGGCAACCTGTTCTCGGGCCGGATGACGACGCTGCCGGTCTTCATCTTCAACCAGTACAAGACACCCGGTGCGACGGCCCTCGGCACGCATGCCACCGATCCGCCGGGCTACGCCCGCGCCTGGGGCGCCGCGCTGGTCCTCATCGTGATCGTCATGATCCTCAACCTCATCGCCCGCATCATCGGCAAGATCTTCGCCCCCAAGACCGGGCGATAA
- the pstC gene encoding phosphate ABC transporter permease subunit PstC, whose amino-acid sequence MSLTASPEQTPSGPSGSDSGTRRRPQALGDRIFAGAALGAGLLILVVLAGVFVFLLIQGVPGLSVDPSTYGQGFTNFWSYVGPLLFGTVFISILALIVAVPFALGVALFISHYAPRRLATPVAYVIDLLAAVPSVVYGLWGGRALSQALKPVINWLGDYLNWIPLFKGPASPNGQTALTAALVLGVMILPIITAISREVFAQTPRLNEEAAIGLGATRWEVIRLAVFPYAKSGVIAGVMLGLGRALGETMAVTMVYSSSPKYMLDIIGDTSPQTIAANIANNYAEATADKQHVLIAAGLVLFAFTFAVNFVARWAISRGERKLAR is encoded by the coding sequence GTGTCACTCACCGCCTCCCCCGAGCAGACGCCTTCAGGGCCGTCCGGATCAGACTCCGGAACCCGACGGCGTCCCCAGGCGCTCGGCGACCGGATCTTCGCGGGTGCGGCGCTCGGCGCCGGCCTGCTGATACTCGTCGTCCTCGCCGGCGTCTTCGTCTTCCTGCTGATCCAGGGCGTTCCCGGGCTGAGCGTGGATCCGAGCACCTACGGCCAGGGGTTCACCAACTTCTGGTCGTACGTCGGTCCGCTGCTGTTCGGCACGGTCTTCATCTCGATCCTCGCCCTGATCGTGGCGGTGCCGTTCGCTCTCGGGGTGGCGCTGTTCATCAGCCACTACGCCCCGCGCCGACTGGCCACGCCGGTGGCCTACGTCATCGACCTGCTGGCCGCCGTACCCTCGGTCGTCTACGGCCTGTGGGGCGGGCGGGCGCTCTCGCAGGCGCTCAAGCCGGTGATCAACTGGCTGGGGGACTACCTGAACTGGATCCCGCTCTTCAAGGGACCGGCGTCGCCGAACGGGCAGACCGCGCTCACCGCGGCGCTCGTGCTGGGCGTGATGATCCTGCCGATCATCACCGCCATCAGCCGCGAGGTCTTCGCGCAGACGCCGCGGCTCAACGAGGAGGCGGCGATCGGCCTGGGCGCGACCCGCTGGGAGGTCATCCGGCTCGCGGTGTTCCCCTACGCCAAGTCCGGCGTGATCGCGGGCGTCATGCTCGGCCTGGGTCGCGCGCTCGGCGAGACCATGGCGGTGACGATGGTCTACTCGTCCTCGCCGAAGTACATGCTCGACATCATCGGCGACACCAGCCCGCAGACGATCGCGGCCAACATCGCCAACAACTACGCCGAAGCCACGGCCGACAAGCAGCACGTGCTGATCGCTGCCGGCCTGGTGCTGTTCGCGTTCACCTTCGCGGTCAACTTCGTCGCCCGATGGGCCATCAGCCGCGGTGAGAGGAAGCTCGCCCGATGA
- a CDS encoding phosphate ABC transporter substrate-binding protein PstS, translated as MKTSLRRAVVPGVAALALAASLAACGDDNNNASDNSSDSAAAGGSVSGKLAAGGSSAQGSAQQAWMAAYQQKNSGVTITYDPVGSGAGRTSFESGAYPFAGSDAFIANPSDEYTKAKSQCGADPIEVPDYISPIAVVFNLKGVDSLKLDAKTIAGIFAGKITKWNDPAIAQQNSGVNLPSTAIHTVHRSDDSGTTQNFTEYLNKAGEGAWSSAPSQTWPSTDGLSGNGTSGVITAIKGGDGTIGYADASQAGGLGVVSIKVGSSYNAPSAEGAAAVVAKSDLDPSATDSQLIYDVNRTDGADGAYPLLLVSYLIACPTYSDANTANLVKGYLSYIVSQDGQQAGASAAGSAPLSSDVSDKATAIIAKIAAK; from the coding sequence GTGAAGACCTCCCTCCGCCGGGCCGTCGTCCCGGGTGTTGCTGCTCTCGCGCTGGCGGCGTCCCTCGCCGCCTGCGGCGACGACAACAACAACGCCAGCGACAACTCGTCCGACTCGGCCGCCGCTGGCGGCTCCGTCAGCGGCAAGCTCGCCGCTGGTGGTTCGAGCGCTCAGGGCTCCGCCCAGCAGGCCTGGATGGCTGCCTACCAGCAGAAGAACTCCGGCGTGACCATCACCTACGACCCCGTCGGTTCCGGCGCCGGGCGCACGAGCTTCGAGTCGGGCGCCTACCCGTTCGCCGGCTCGGACGCGTTCATCGCCAACCCGTCCGACGAGTACACCAAGGCCAAGAGCCAGTGCGGCGCGGACCCAATCGAGGTCCCGGACTACATCAGCCCGATCGCCGTCGTGTTCAACCTCAAGGGCGTCGACTCGCTCAAGCTCGACGCGAAGACGATCGCCGGGATCTTCGCCGGCAAGATCACCAAGTGGAACGACCCGGCGATCGCGCAGCAGAACAGCGGCGTGAACCTGCCCAGCACGGCGATCCACACCGTGCACCGCTCGGACGACTCCGGCACCACGCAGAACTTCACCGAGTACCTGAACAAGGCCGGCGAGGGCGCCTGGTCCTCGGCGCCCTCGCAGACCTGGCCCTCGACCGACGGCCTGTCGGGCAACGGCACCTCGGGCGTCATCACCGCGATCAAGGGCGGTGACGGCACGATCGGCTACGCCGACGCCTCCCAGGCCGGTGGCCTCGGTGTCGTGTCGATCAAGGTCGGCTCGTCCTACAACGCGCCGTCGGCCGAGGGTGCCGCCGCCGTCGTGGCCAAGTCGGACCTGGACCCCTCGGCCACCGACAGCCAGCTGATCTACGACGTCAACCGCACCGACGGCGCCGACGGCGCCTACCCGCTGCTGCTGGTGTCCTACCTGATCGCGTGCCCGACCTACAGCGACGCGAACACCGCGAACCTGGTCAAGGGCTACTTGTCCTACATCGTCTCCCAGGACGGCCAGCAGGCCGGCGCCTCGGCTGCGGGCTCGGCCCCGCTGAGCAGCGACGTGTCGGACAAGGCCACCGCGATCATCGCCAAGATCGCTGCCAAGTGA
- a CDS encoding NUDIX hydrolase: MRAPTRDIEAAGAVVFRRRKGECREVLLVHRPKYDDWSFPKGKLDRGEHVTAAAVREVEEETGLPIRLARPLRPQRYRVGRGWKRVSYWTGRVREGGDDDVSGYQRPGEIDRAAWVPIADASRMLTYPHDRATLREAIAARKTTYPLIVLRHGEARARDTWRGADPERPLLAAGKRQAARLPGVLAAYGVTRIVTSTSERCRQTVEPYAAVADVRLESTTLLSEEGAAEVPTGALILGLARDLAARGPLVVCSHRPVLPMIFAALGMRKLALEKGEMAVLHLRKGKVVAIERHLPL, encoded by the coding sequence ATGCGTGCACCCACCCGGGACATCGAGGCCGCGGGGGCCGTCGTCTTCCGTCGGCGCAAGGGCGAGTGCCGCGAGGTCCTGCTGGTGCACCGGCCCAAGTACGACGACTGGTCCTTCCCCAAGGGCAAGCTCGACCGCGGCGAGCACGTCACCGCTGCCGCCGTCCGCGAGGTCGAGGAGGAGACAGGGCTCCCGATCCGGCTCGCCCGGCCGCTGCGGCCGCAGCGCTACCGCGTCGGCCGCGGTTGGAAGCGGGTGAGCTACTGGACGGGACGGGTGCGCGAGGGTGGGGACGACGACGTCAGCGGCTACCAGCGCCCCGGCGAGATCGACCGGGCCGCCTGGGTGCCGATCGCCGACGCGAGCCGGATGCTGACCTACCCGCATGACCGGGCCACGCTGCGCGAGGCGATCGCCGCCCGCAAGACGACGTACCCCCTGATCGTGCTGCGGCACGGCGAGGCCCGTGCTCGCGACACCTGGCGCGGTGCGGACCCGGAGCGGCCGCTGCTGGCGGCCGGCAAGCGCCAGGCGGCGCGGCTTCCCGGCGTGCTCGCCGCCTACGGGGTCACCCGGATCGTCACCTCCACCAGCGAGCGCTGCCGGCAGACGGTCGAGCCGTACGCCGCCGTCGCCGACGTACGGCTGGAGTCCACCACGCTGCTCAGCGAGGAGGGCGCGGCCGAGGTGCCGACGGGTGCGCTGATCCTCGGGCTCGCGCGTGACCTGGCCGCGCGTGGGCCGCTGGTGGTGTGCAGCCACCGCCCGGTCCTGCCCATGATCTTCGCGGCCCTGGGCATGAGGAAGCTCGCCTTGGAGAAAGGGGAGATGGCGGTGCTCCACCTGCGCAAGGGAAAGGTCGTCGCTATAGAGCGGCACCTACCGCTCTGA